The following proteins come from a genomic window of Clupea harengus unplaced genomic scaffold, Ch_v2.0.2, whole genome shotgun sequence:
- the LOC122129991 gene encoding GTPase IMAP family member 4-like, with amino-acid sequence PHYKTENITTCIFPVLLPWRKATDDELMKKINQLENMTSEVEKTKQELENKNKLLQERETELDNMTKREKDREGLEDKNKEVEKTKQQLEDKNTEMIQIFLTSGEETVGMGIIQTIVCVAVGGESPGPAPPVSPAVSELRLVLLGGSTAGKRAAGNTILGTEEFGRPASTHTLTHTSTETQHSESRQGEVAGRRVTVVETPDWFCSGLSEKDLRQDVGLCVRLSTPGPHAFLLVIPEEPSEGEERRMLEKMEDMFGEGCWGHTLILFTHAEGMRERSVEELLQTGSQELQQLVEKCGNRCHLLNVKDRPDDTKITQLLEKIEEMVSGNRERFYSSQTYQEAEKQLREIERRIQKEREVEERKLMEERERRKELDKNVQESLKMMEGEIQQHEGEIRILNERTTELEKNMKEERDEEKKREMERELKREITQKEEMERKLIRVREKRERERKEMEERHREEMEEMRESYEREARTEAERNLMKIILPELQRNISITKEKMKGEFNRQMEEKNRRMEEKNREIEGLVDTVQKLSRLVEEADEQRSLQS; translated from the exons TCCACACTACAAGACTGAAAATATAACAACATGTATCTTCCCAGTTTTGCTTCCATGGCGGAAGGCAACAGATGATGAGTTGATGAAGAAAATCAATCAACTGGAGAACATGACCAGTGaggtggagaagacaaaacaagagctagagaacaagaacaaactcctccaggagagagagacagagctagaTAACATGACTAAacgagagaaggatagagagggacta gaggacaagaacaaagaggtggaaaagacaaaacaacaactagaggacaagaacacagagatg ATCCAGATCTTCCTCACATCAGGAGAAGAAACAGTAGGGATGGGGATTATCCAAACT attgtgtgtgttgcagtgggaggagagagtcctGGTCCAGCGCCCCCAGTGTCTCCTGCTGTGTCTGAGCtgaggctggtgctgctgggggggagcacagctgggaAGAGGGcagcaggaaacaccatcctgggcacaGAGGAGTTTGGGAGGccggccagcacacacacactcacacacacatccacagagaccCAGCACAGTGAGAGCAGACAGGGGGAGGTGGCTGGGAGACGGGTGACCGTGGTGGAAACTCCAGACTGGTTCTGCAGTGGACTCTCTGAGAAGGACCTGAGACAGGACGTGGGGCTCTGTGTCCGTCTGTCTACCCCAGGACCTCACGCCTTCCTCCTGGTGATTCCAGAGGAGCcgtctgaaggagaggagaggaggatgctggAGAAAATGGAGGATATGTTTGGGGAGGGCTGTTggggacacacactgatcctcttcACCCATgctgaggggatgagagagaggagtgtggaggagttgctccagacagggagccaggagctccagcagctggtagagaaatgtgggaacaggtgtCACCTTCTCAACGTTAAGGACAGGCCTGACGACACTAAGATCACACAGCTGctagagaagatagaagagatggtgtcaggaaacagagagagattctaCAGCAGTCAGACCTACcaagaggcagagaaacagctcagagagatagagagaaggatacagaaagaacgagaggtggaggagaggaaactgatggaggagagagagagaagaaaggaactTGATAAAAATGTTCAGGAGTCTCtgaagatgatggagggagagattcaaCAGCATGAAGGAGAAATTAGAATATTAAATGAAAGAACAACAGAACTGGAGAAAAAtatgaaagaagagagggatgaagagaagaagagggagatggagagagagttaaagagagagattacacagaaagaggagatggaaagaaagctgatcagagtgagagaaaagagagaaagggagaggaaagagatggaggagagacacagagaggagatggaggagatgagagagagctatgagagagaggccaggactgaagcagagagaaaccTCATGAAGATCATCCTGCCTGAACTACAGAGAAACATCAGCATCACCAAGGAGAAGATGAAGGGAGAGTtcaacagacagatggaggagaagaacagaaggatggaggagaagaacagggagATTGAGGGACTGGTGGACACTGTACAGAAACTCAGTCGTTTGGTGGAGGAGGCTGACGAGCAGAGATCACTTCAGAgttga